The sequence AAAGCGCCACCGGGGGCTCCTCTCTTTTCACCGGCGTGAATGCCCCTGCCCACGTCGGCAGGCACATTCAGGGCTATCCCAACACCCCACTTAGAGAATTGATCTCGCGCGAGAGCCTTCTTAGAAAGACCCGCGAGCGCGGGGCCAGGGTGGATTTCGCGAACGCCTACACCTCACGATTTTTTGATCGGGGCAGAACGCGCCACCGCTCGGTCACGACGGTGATGGCCGAGAGTTCCGGAATTCCCCTCAAACGTGTGGATGATTTAAAGCGAGGTGAGGCCGTTTATCGCGATTTTACGAATCGTATTCTAGTCGAATCAGGGTTGGATCTGGAGGAAATATCCCCCGAGGAGGCAGGTGGGCGGCTGGGCCGAATGGCCAGGAGCCGAGATCTGCTTATATACGAGTATTTTCAAACTGATATCGCCGGTCACCGAGGAACTATAGAAGAGGCTAAAGAGGTACTTGGATCCCTGAATCGTTTTTTGCAGGCGGCGCTATCTGAACTTGATCCAGCTCGGGATACTTTTGTTCTTAGCAGTGACCACGGCAATATTGAGGATATGAGTATCTTATCTCATACGTTAAATAATGTTCCTATCTTATTGTGGGGTATAGGGTTAGATGTTTTTGTTCGTGAAGGTAAAACTTCTTCCATCCTTGATGTGTCTCGGGGAATCAATACCCTTATCAGGTGCTATTAAGGGTTGTTTTCTATCGATTTTGGCCGTTAAGAAAAAAAAGTTACGCAGATCATTTAAGTATTGACTAGTGCTTTAATACCCTATATATTTGTTTTGTTTAGGTTTAGCTTTTTGTATCTTTGATGCGCCCGTGTTGGGCCGGTTGGATGAGAGATGACTGGACCAAGTTTATCAATAGAAGATATAGGAGTTGGCGCGTTTTTGCGGCGAGAGCGCCAGGAGCGGGGCATTTCCCTTGAGGAAGTTGCCAACAGCACGCGTATACGTATCTCCTACCTTGAAAAAATTGAAGACGAAGAATTCGCACAGCTTCCCTCGATTCCAATCCTCCGCGGTTTCATTCGCTCCTATGCAAACTTTATTGATGTCGATGAGGATGTTGTTGTACGCAACTTCAATCGACAAATCGGCACCGGTTCAGATGATGTCGAGGATGTTGATAATGACCTGGCGTCAAAAATAGCTTTCAGCCCCATCTCGAATTCAAATCATCAATCGGGTTTACTCATGCCGATTGCTGCGGTGGTGTTGTTCATCTTCGCCTCTGGCGCGCTCTTGTGGTTCGTCCGTGGCAAGACGGAGCGCTATGGCCAACTTGGTGGATTCACGGAGCGAATCAAGGCGGCTGCAATTCCGGCAATCAAAAAATTGAACGGAAAGAAAAACGGCAACAGCATTTCCAATAACGATGACACTGCGATCATCAACGGCGATGCGGATGGTAAACACGGTCTTCAAAAAATCTCCACCACGGAGCC comes from Nitrospinaceae bacterium and encodes:
- a CDS encoding peptidase; this encodes MRWRRAARSKLAILFVFVDGMGLAPAGPNNPLAAIEAGPLAHLCRSGASPAGFRLISADARLGVPGTPQSATGGSSLFTGVNAPAHVGRHIQGYPNTPLRELISRESLLRKTRERGARVDFANAYTSRFFDRGRTRHRSVTTVMAESSGIPLKRVDDLKRGEAVYRDFTNRILVESGLDLEEISPEEAGGRLGRMARSRDLLIYEYFQTDIAGHRGTIEEAKEVLGSLNRFLQAALSELDPARDTFVLSSDHGNIEDMSILSHTLNNVPILLWGIGLDVFVREGKTSSILDVSRGINTLIRCY
- a CDS encoding DUF4115 domain-containing protein; translated protein: MTGPSLSIEDIGVGAFLRRERQERGISLEEVANSTRIRISYLEKIEDEEFAQLPSIPILRGFIRSYANFIDVDEDVVVRNFNRQIGTGSDDVEDVDNDLASKIAFSPISNSNHQSGLLMPIAAVVLFIFASGALLWFVRGKTERYGQLGGFTERIKAAAIPAIKKLNGKKNGNSISNNDDTAIINGDADGKHGLQKISTTEPGSALDVGGVVKLLTSLNKETSSDDKGKLTPSFSLVPGQEPNNGPESLGGNLGLTIEAIEDTWLRLKVDMGKTYELLLTGGSEKSWVGIEQFVLTVGNAAGTKVMLNGKAVTLPQTTSNVV